Proteins encoded by one window of Shewanella avicenniae:
- a CDS encoding amidohydrolase family protein, whose product MKILLPIGLLPLVSMGAFAGDGQQSDNTPSLTALTHATLVLSPGQQLNDATLVIEKNRIKAILPNNDVPAGAYVINLKGYTVYPGFIDPYSDYAIEYKPTTEKYEPPVYEIKRIGGNAANGAIHAEKDWFSYVYPDNKAAAKWLNNGFTSVQSAYMDGIFRGTGVSLSLADKTANQVIYKARTQQFISFDKGSSPQDYPSSLMGSIALIRQTFSDARWYNENMAKAKEYPEMQAPEFNIALEKLGSLKNTGAIFETTDLNNQLRAAKLLKTEKLPIHLLGNGQEYARVDELRQYNPQIILPLNYPAAPDVTDEEKANNTTLSELRHWERAPSNAAVLAKNKIPFAFTQHGIDASAFWPRLKSAVSAGLSEQQALAALTTEAANVAGIDDIAGKIAPGYMADLVVAKGNLFTDGSIVSVWTQGEQHKLVPDSAQWAGEYVLNLGTLELTLNLDVPQSATGKASGTLSAGDAELKVSHLTITEDKVTFSAELTAAGISGISRFSLWRDQQGLQGRHIGADGSIEPINGKPLLTEAAETTAAKKTESAAPTYLSKQVYPVQAFGVASLPQAENLLIKNATVWTSTDAGVLANTDVLVSDGKIKQIGQNLSAPANYQTIDASGLHLSAGIIDEHSHIAINGGVNEGTDAVTAEVRIGDVLDPDAVAIYRSLAGGVTTANLLHGSANPIGGQAQVIQLRWGETAEGLKFKQAKPGIKFALGENVKQSNWGERFSKRFPQTRMGVKALFTDAFNAAKEYQEQREDYAELRSREKRRTLEPRPNLRLDTVAEVLDSARDVHIHSYVQSEILMFLRLAEQFDFRVKTFTHVLEGYKVAPELAAHGAGGSTFADWWAYKFEVYDAIPQNACLMARKGVVTSINSDDYEMQRRLNQEAAKSVMYCDMQPEEAWKMVTINPAKQLGVDNITGSVETGKQADLVLWDHNPLSAYAKTKAVWIAGKRYFDREQNTQLTQDIAVEKAALIQKVLSSDAQRKQGEKATKLPEPIWECDTEYHAWDSHKEAL is encoded by the coding sequence ATGAAAATACTCCTCCCCATCGGCTTACTGCCCCTAGTAAGCATGGGTGCCTTTGCTGGCGATGGCCAGCAAAGCGATAACACCCCGAGCCTCACTGCGCTCACACATGCCACCTTAGTGCTGTCTCCAGGCCAGCAACTAAACGATGCAACACTGGTGATTGAAAAAAATCGCATCAAAGCGATATTGCCAAATAACGATGTGCCTGCCGGCGCTTACGTTATTAATCTTAAAGGTTATACCGTATACCCAGGTTTTATTGACCCTTATAGCGACTACGCCATTGAATATAAGCCAACAACTGAAAAATATGAGCCGCCCGTCTATGAAATAAAACGGATCGGCGGTAATGCCGCTAATGGTGCTATTCATGCTGAAAAAGATTGGTTCAGTTATGTGTATCCCGATAACAAAGCGGCAGCAAAATGGTTAAATAATGGTTTCACTAGCGTACAAAGTGCCTATATGGACGGCATATTTCGCGGCACAGGAGTGAGCTTATCTTTAGCAGATAAAACCGCTAACCAAGTGATCTATAAAGCACGCACGCAACAATTTATCTCGTTTGATAAAGGTAGCTCGCCACAAGATTATCCCAGCTCATTGATGGGTAGTATCGCGCTAATACGTCAGACATTTAGTGATGCTCGTTGGTATAACGAAAATATGGCAAAAGCCAAAGAGTATCCAGAAATGCAAGCGCCCGAGTTTAATATCGCATTAGAAAAACTTGGGTCATTAAAAAACACTGGCGCAATATTTGAAACTACCGACCTTAATAATCAATTACGTGCTGCGAAACTGTTAAAAACAGAAAAATTACCTATTCACTTATTAGGTAATGGTCAAGAGTATGCGCGGGTTGATGAATTGCGACAATACAACCCACAAATCATTCTGCCGTTAAATTATCCAGCAGCACCTGATGTCACCGATGAAGAAAAAGCCAATAACACAACCCTTTCCGAATTACGCCATTGGGAACGCGCACCAAGCAATGCGGCAGTTTTGGCAAAAAATAAAATCCCGTTTGCATTTACCCAACACGGGATTGATGCCAGCGCCTTTTGGCCGCGGCTGAAATCAGCGGTCAGCGCTGGCTTATCAGAGCAACAAGCATTAGCCGCACTAACCACGGAAGCCGCCAACGTGGCAGGCATCGACGATATTGCCGGTAAGATTGCCCCCGGCTATATGGCAGATTTGGTCGTCGCTAAAGGTAATTTATTTACCGATGGCAGCATCGTCAGCGTTTGGACCCAAGGTGAGCAGCACAAACTGGTGCCAGATAGCGCCCAATGGGCCGGCGAATATGTGCTGAATCTTGGCACACTGGAATTAACGCTCAATCTCGACGTACCGCAATCAGCAACAGGCAAAGCATCAGGTACCTTGTCTGCCGGTGATGCCGAATTAAAGGTCTCTCATTTAACCATTACTGAAGATAAAGTGACTTTCAGTGCTGAATTAACGGCAGCAGGCATCAGCGGGATTAGCCGTTTCAGCCTATGGCGCGATCAGCAAGGCCTGCAAGGGCGCCACATTGGTGCCGATGGCAGTATTGAGCCGATTAACGGCAAGCCGTTGCTGACTGAAGCTGCTGAAACAACCGCTGCCAAGAAAACAGAGTCTGCAGCACCAACTTACCTGTCAAAACAGGTATATCCGGTGCAAGCCTTTGGCGTTGCGTCTTTGCCCCAAGCAGAAAACCTGCTAATTAAAAATGCCACAGTGTGGACGTCAACCGATGCAGGCGTGTTGGCCAATACCGATGTACTGGTCAGTGACGGCAAAATCAAGCAGATTGGCCAGAACCTCTCGGCGCCAGCGAACTATCAGACTATCGATGCCAGCGGCTTACACCTCAGCGCCGGTATTATTGATGAGCATTCACATATCGCCATTAATGGCGGTGTCAACGAAGGTACCGATGCAGTTACCGCAGAAGTGCGCATCGGCGACGTACTTGACCCAGATGCGGTGGCGATCTATCGCTCGCTCGCCGGTGGCGTAACCACGGCAAACTTACTCCATGGCAGTGCCAACCCCATCGGTGGTCAAGCGCAAGTCATCCAACTGCGTTGGGGCGAAACCGCTGAAGGACTGAAATTCAAGCAAGCCAAGCCAGGGATCAAGTTTGCTCTGGGCGAAAACGTAAAACAAAGTAACTGGGGCGAACGTTTTAGCAAACGGTTTCCACAAACCCGCATGGGCGTAAAAGCGCTGTTTACTGATGCGTTTAATGCTGCCAAAGAGTATCAAGAACAACGCGAAGACTATGCCGAACTGCGTTCACGCGAAAAACGTCGAACCCTCGAGCCACGCCCCAATCTACGGCTCGACACAGTAGCTGAAGTGTTAGATAGCGCACGTGACGTGCATATTCACTCGTATGTACAGTCTGAAATTTTAATGTTCTTACGCCTTGCAGAGCAGTTTGATTTCCGCGTCAAAACCTTCACCCACGTACTCGAAGGCTATAAAGTCGCGCCTGAGTTGGCGGCACACGGAGCTGGCGGTTCAACCTTTGCGGATTGGTGGGCATACAAGTTCGAGGTTTACGATGCTATACCGCAAAACGCCTGTTTGATGGCGCGCAAAGGCGTGGTGACCTCCATCAACTCAGATGACTATGAAATGCAACGTCGTCTTAACCAAGAAGCGGCTAAGTCAGTGATGTATTGCGATATGCAACCCGAAGAAGCATGGAAAATGGTCACCATTAACCCCGCGAAACAACTGGGCGTAGATAACATCACCGGCTCAGTTGAAACAGGTAAACAAGCGGACCTAGTGCTGTGGGATCACAACCCATTGTCAGCCTATGCCAAAACCAAGGCGGTTTGGATTGCCGGCAAGCGCTACTTTGACCGTGAGCAAAATACGCAATTAACACAAGATATTGCAGTTGAGAAAGCCGCGCTAATCCAAAAAGTACTCAGCAGTGATGCCCAGCGCAAACAGGGGGAGAAAGCGACCAAGCTCCCTGAACCTATTTGGGAATGCGACACCGAATATCATGCCTGGGACAGTCATAAGGAGGCCTTATAA
- a CDS encoding amidohydrolase family protein — MRNSLLTAALLLGASSWAATAHDMIPAAQQTQSILLKNGTLHTVANGVQANTDLLLQAGKITAIGKNLRAEGAEVIDVSGKHLYPGLLALDTTLGLVEISAVRSTNDDEDVGTDNPQLQAAAAYNPDSELIPTVRANGIAYAQIVPRGDGLAGQSALVNLDSWTIEDAEHQAAVQIHLNWPTMRRWGVDSDEQKAKAKAAYEQKIADIDQHFESAYRYALAAKAQQIKTPDERWQAMLPLFDGSGKLFVHADKQQTIEDAAALCKKYGFKLVIVGGYDAWRSADILNEMQASVVYTHMLDLPERADEPIGQAFKIPALLKAAGIPFAIGFSDNWDSRNLPLAAAQTVAWGLNQDEALRAITLDAAQIAGANNIGALAVGYDATIAVSSGDILDPAFGKVEALYIDGRKVDLNNRHRQLYHKYLTR, encoded by the coding sequence ATGCGCAACTCACTGTTAACCGCCGCATTACTGCTCGGAGCAAGCAGTTGGGCAGCCACTGCCCATGACATGATCCCAGCTGCGCAGCAAACTCAGTCTATTTTATTGAAGAATGGCACTCTGCATACCGTGGCTAACGGGGTGCAAGCCAATACCGATCTGTTACTGCAAGCCGGCAAGATCACCGCCATTGGCAAAAATCTCCGCGCCGAAGGTGCTGAAGTGATCGATGTCAGCGGCAAACACCTGTATCCAGGGTTATTAGCGCTCGACACCACGCTAGGTTTGGTCGAGATATCTGCGGTGCGCTCCACCAATGATGATGAGGATGTCGGCACAGATAACCCGCAATTGCAGGCTGCTGCGGCATATAATCCCGATTCTGAGCTAATCCCCACAGTGCGCGCCAACGGCATCGCTTACGCACAAATTGTGCCGCGCGGCGATGGCTTAGCCGGGCAATCGGCGCTGGTGAATCTCGACAGCTGGACGATTGAAGACGCTGAACATCAGGCAGCGGTGCAAATTCATCTCAACTGGCCAACGATGCGCCGTTGGGGCGTAGACTCCGATGAGCAAAAAGCGAAGGCCAAAGCCGCTTACGAGCAAAAGATTGCCGACATCGACCAACACTTTGAATCCGCTTATCGTTATGCCCTCGCCGCGAAAGCGCAGCAGATCAAAACGCCGGATGAGCGTTGGCAAGCCATGCTGCCACTGTTTGATGGTAGCGGTAAGTTATTTGTTCATGCCGATAAGCAGCAAACCATCGAAGATGCAGCGGCACTGTGCAAAAAGTACGGTTTCAAGCTGGTGATTGTGGGTGGCTATGATGCGTGGCGCTCGGCGGATATTCTCAACGAAATGCAAGCCAGTGTGGTGTACACCCACATGTTGGATCTGCCTGAACGGGCCGATGAACCGATCGGCCAAGCGTTTAAAATCCCTGCGCTACTGAAAGCAGCGGGCATTCCATTTGCTATCGGCTTTAGTGATAACTGGGACAGCCGCAACTTGCCATTAGCCGCGGCACAAACTGTAGCCTGGGGGCTTAATCAAGACGAAGCCTTGCGAGCCATCACCCTAGATGCAGCTCAGATCGCCGGTGCCAACAACATTGGCGCATTAGCTGTTGGCTATGACGCAACGATTGCGGTCAGTAGCGGCGACATTCTTGACCCCGCATTTGGCAAAGTCGAAGCACTTTATATCGATGGACGCAAAGTTGATTTGAACAATCGCCACCGTCAGCTTTATCATAAATACCTTACTCGTTAG
- the rcsF gene encoding Rcs stress response system protein RcsF, with translation MKILFPIASLLLLSACGSNYVFKSNLDPAAINDYFKPSQVQLFENSVPSSPYVVLGMVEGNDCQIEQNAAPASFANARTDARRKAADMNANGILIKNCAEIPEPAEGCFSRTLCVGQAIKIKTE, from the coding sequence ATGAAAATTCTATTTCCTATCGCATCGCTGTTGCTGCTGAGTGCCTGTGGCAGTAACTATGTGTTCAAATCAAACCTCGATCCTGCGGCAATTAACGACTACTTCAAACCCTCGCAAGTACAGCTGTTTGAAAACAGTGTACCCAGCAGCCCCTACGTGGTGCTCGGCATGGTTGAAGGTAATGATTGCCAAATTGAGCAGAATGCTGCCCCTGCCAGTTTTGCCAATGCCCGTACGGATGCACGTCGTAAAGCGGCCGATATGAACGCTAACGGCATTCTTATCAAAAACTGTGCAGAGATCCCTGAGCCGGCCGAAGGCTGTTTCAGCCGCACACTATGTGTTGGCCAAGCCATTAAAATCAAAACAGAATAG
- the tsaA gene encoding tRNA (N6-threonylcarbamoyladenosine(37)-N6)-methyltransferase TrmO: protein MTLEHFENRIEAVAFCRTPYKQKFGIPRQPGLVDFIRGYVELVPPYNHIDAVRGLEQYSHLWLLFSFHENLAQGWKTTVRPPRLGGNEKLGVFATRSTFRPNGIGQSVVKLHGIRQHKGKVQLEISGMDLLDGTPIVDIKPYIPFSDSITGAHAGIAQEPPVEVAVSFAALAQQKLTILDNQYPHLAELISAVLAQDPRPAYKKAKDDPKRYQVALYDLDIFWYAREHGIEVVDIVDAPKLRKVASSNSAEATDEQSDDPSKAPQID from the coding sequence TTGACCTTAGAACATTTTGAAAATCGCATTGAAGCGGTGGCATTTTGCCGCACCCCTTATAAACAAAAGTTTGGCATTCCGCGCCAACCGGGCTTGGTCGATTTTATTCGCGGCTATGTGGAGTTAGTGCCGCCGTACAACCACATAGATGCCGTGCGTGGCTTAGAGCAGTACAGTCATTTGTGGTTGCTGTTTTCGTTCCATGAAAATCTGGCTCAAGGCTGGAAAACCACCGTGCGACCTCCCCGTTTGGGCGGTAATGAAAAGCTCGGCGTGTTTGCCACCCGCTCCACCTTTCGCCCCAACGGCATTGGTCAATCTGTGGTGAAACTGCACGGCATTCGGCAGCACAAAGGCAAAGTACAGCTGGAAATTTCCGGGATGGATCTGCTTGATGGCACGCCGATTGTGGATATCAAACCCTATATTCCATTTTCTGATTCAATTACAGGTGCGCACGCCGGTATTGCCCAAGAGCCACCGGTGGAAGTAGCGGTCAGCTTTGCTGCCCTTGCCCAGCAAAAGCTGACCATACTGGACAATCAATATCCCCATCTGGCCGAGTTAATCAGTGCAGTGTTAGCGCAAGACCCGCGCCCGGCATACAAAAAAGCCAAAGATGACCCGAAGCGCTACCAAGTGGCGCTGTATGATTTAGATATCTTCTGGTATGCCCGCGAACATGGCATTGAAGTGGTTGATATTGTTGATGCGCCAAAGCTGAGAAAAGTGGCCTCCAGTAATAGTGCCGAAGCTACTGATGAGCAAAGCGATGACCCAAGCAAAGCCCCCCAAATTGACTGA
- a CDS encoding acyltransferase translates to MTQAKPPKLTEFSPTPDDYIAQHKKRLSWMPWLWYRLKPKHLVWAEPWQQQIQAQLQQLETISIGNNCFIAPEAQLFGEPNRGISIGNKCIIAADCFLHGPISIGNEVSINHGCSLDGGGKGLIIGDQTRIANNVTIYAFNHGMAPDMPIYQQSSQSKGVVIGRDVWIGAQVGIVDGVTIGDYAVIGMGAVVTKDVPAYAIVAGNPAKVIGDRRDKPATKA, encoded by the coding sequence ATGACCCAAGCAAAGCCCCCCAAATTGACTGAATTCAGCCCAACGCCTGACGACTACATTGCCCAACATAAAAAGCGCCTCAGCTGGATGCCGTGGCTATGGTATCGGCTAAAGCCGAAACATCTCGTCTGGGCGGAGCCGTGGCAGCAGCAAATTCAGGCGCAGTTACAACAGTTAGAAACCATCAGCATCGGTAACAACTGCTTTATCGCGCCGGAAGCGCAGCTGTTTGGCGAGCCTAATCGCGGCATCAGCATCGGAAATAAATGTATAATTGCCGCCGATTGTTTTTTGCATGGGCCTATCAGCATAGGCAACGAAGTCAGCATCAATCATGGCTGCTCGCTCGATGGCGGTGGCAAAGGCTTAATCATTGGCGATCAAACCCGTATTGCCAATAACGTGACCATCTATGCCTTTAACCATGGCATGGCGCCGGATATGCCGATTTATCAGCAAAGTAGCCAATCAAAAGGCGTGGTGATTGGCCGTGATGTGTGGATTGGTGCGCAGGTGGGCATTGTCGATGGCGTGACCATTGGCGATTACGCTGTGATTGGTATGGGGGCTGTGGTCACCAAAGATGTGCCCGCCTACGCAATTGTGGCCGGTAACCCTGCCAAAGTGATTGGCGATCGGCGCGATAAACCCGCTACCAAAGCCTGA